From the Desulfotomaculum sp. genome, the window TCCGGCATATGTGCTGCGATATCCTTGTTCGGTTCCATTCAGGATTTTCGGCGATGATGCCCCTGATCTGTTCAACCTTATCTTCTGTTATTTCAGGCCTTGTCCGATATTCCATACGAATTTCCTTCCACCGCGATTTTCATAATGCAATATTCGACATCGGATGGTTGGAGTCCTGCTTTTTTAAAAAATTGTAATCAAAAAAAGCGCGGCATTTATTTCTTTTGATGTTGCGTTTGCCGCGCTTTTATCCTTTTCTCTATTGAATAGGTGATGTTATTTATTTGATAAAGAACATTCTATGTCATGAATGGAAATTAAATAGGACTGTGAATAGTAACCTTTGCTTCAGCATTCCATTTGTTTGCAGATTATTTAACTTGAGAATAATGCTCCCGTTTGGGAACCTTCTATTTGCGGATTAACACCCCCCGTCAGAACGTAATACCCTCCGTCTGCGCCCGGCGACGGCGCCTCGATTAAAGAGATTGCTCCGGTAGGACAGGCTTCGACGCAGCGCGGCGTGCCCCGGTCGGCGCAAAAGTCACATTTTATTGCAATCTTGTTTTCTCTGGCATCCGGCAAAATCATGCCGTAGGGACAGGACATTACGCACATCCAGCAACTGGCGCACTGTTTTTGATTATGGACGACCAGACCGGTTGCGGGATCTCTTTGAAGCGCTCCTGAAACGCAGGCGTTAACACATTCCGGTTCGTCACACTGCCGGCAGGATAGAGGTACGGGCCGCCCTTC encodes:
- a CDS encoding 4Fe-4S ferredoxin yields the protein MKRIFIKPELCEECKNCQVACLAEHSPSRSVWFVNLSDQGSQPRNFVELNNEGRPVPLSCRQCDEPECVNACVSGALQRDPATGLVVHNQKQCASCWMCVMSCPYGMILPDARENKIAIKCDFCADRGTPRCVEACPTGAISLIEAPSPGADGGYYVLTGGVNPQIEGSQTGALFSS